From the Haladaptatus sp. DJG-WS-42 genome, the window CCTCTGCGTTCCACTCGATTGTGTGAATCTCTTTGTCGTGGCGCGTTCCCGAGTGGTCGGTGACGTACCATTCGCGCTCGTTGATGATGGCGATTTCACCGTCTTCTACGTACACCACTTGGTCCGTGTAATCACGGAACGCGGGCACGTCGCTGCCGAGATACGTGGCATCCTCTGCGATGCCGAGGACGAGCGGCGAGTCTTGGCGCGCCGCGTAGATGGTGTCGTGACCCGCGAACACGGCGAGAATCGCGTAGCTCCCCTCGATGGTCTTGATAGCGTCGTAGAACGCCTCTTTCTGGGTCATGCCCGCGTCGAGGTTTCGCTCGATGAGGTGAGACACCACTTCGGTGTCGGTGTCGCTTTGGAACTCGTGGCCCTGGTCGGTGAGTTCGTCGCGCAACAATTGGTAGTTCTCGATGATGCCGTTGTGAATCACCGCCACATCGCCCGTGCAGTCTTGGTGCGGGTGAGAATTGCGGTCGTTTGGCGGGCCGTGTGTTGACCACCGAGTGTGACCAATACCGAGCCGTCCGCCTAGCTCTGCGCCCTTCACTGCCTGTTCTAAGTTGACGAGTTCGCCCTGGCGCTTGACGACGGAGATGTCGTCGTCTACGAGCGCGACGCCCGCAGAGTCGTAGCCGCGGTATTCGAGCTTCGACAGCCCGTTCATCAGTACATCTAACGTTTCCCCCTCTCGGCCAACGCAGCCAATAATTCCACACATTATCTCATCACCTCTGCCCCTTCCACGATGTAGCCCGAAATCTGGACCCCCGTGTGGAGGTGGGCTCCCGAACCCACAAGCGTGCCCGGTGCGACGCTGATAGCCCCCTCTGCGCGGACGCGGTCTGCAAACACCGCGCCGAGTTCCTGGTCTTGATACACGTGGGCGTTGATGCGCACGTCCGCCGGGCCACCGGGCACGATGGTGCTCGCGCCGAGGTGGACGTCTTGGCCCGTCACGCAGTCGATGAGGACGCTCCCGGGCCCAACCCGGGTGTCTGCGTCGATGACCGACTGTTCGACGGTCGCGTTCGCACCAATCGTGACGTTGCGCCCGAGTGCGACGTTCGGGCCGATGACCGACCCGGGGCCGACGACGCAATCAGGACCGATGACGACGGGGCCGAGCAGCGTCGCATCCTCGTGGACGAGCGCGCTGTCTGCGACCCACACCTCACCGTCTTCGCTTGGCTCCTCAACGCGCCCACGCGCGAGCAGCTCGCGGTTCATGTGAAGGATGTCCCACGGGTAGGTTGCGTCCACCCACATACCCTCAGTGCGTACGCCACGAACCACGGTGCCCTCGTCGATGAGGCGCGAGATGGTCGTGGTAAGTGCGAGTTCGCCGTCTTCCCGAGGTGTCTGGTCGATGGCGTCGAAAATCGACGCGTCGAAGGCGTACACCCCGGCGTTGATGAGCCGTGAGATAGCCACATCGGGCTTCTCGACGAGCTGTTGGATGCGACCGCCGTCTAAGACGACCGTCCCGTAGCGGTTCGGGTGGTCGCGTTCGAGGACGGCGAGCGCGGGCGTGCCGTACTGCTCGTAGGCATCCATCACGTCTTTGACGATGCCGGGTTCGAGCGCGCGGTCGCCGTTTACGACGATCATCGACTCCGTAACGGCCTCTTGTGCTTGCAACAGCGCGTGGCCGCTGCCGAGTTGTTTCTCTTGGACGTGATATGAAAGTGGTACGTTCCGGTAGGAGTGGCCGAAGTACTCCTGGACGCGGTCGCGTTTGTACCCGACGACCACGTGAATCTGTTCTATGCCTGCGTCGATGAGCGCATCAAAGACGTAGGCCATTACCGGACGGTTCGCCGCCGGAAGCATCGGCTTCGGGCGGTTGCGCGTCAACGGATGTAAGCGAGTCCCCTCCCCTGCCGCCAGCACGACGGCTGTTCTAACACCCATGTACATTACATTGACATCAGAGAGTAAGAACGTTCTGTCCTAAGAACAATATTGCGACAGGTCAGGCGAGTGTAAGCACGCCGCCAAGAATGGCGAGTGCGCCAAGCCCAACGCAAACCGCCCAGAACGCAACCCGGTGGACGACGCGCATGAGCGCGTCGATGGTTAGGTAGCCCACGACGGCGGCGACACACAGCGCGAACAGCGCCGGGCCAGGGTCGATGGCCGGGACACCCTCGGTGAGCACGGTGAGCGCACCCGCGGCGAACGCCGCTGGAATCGAGAGCAAAAAGGAAAGGCGGAGCGCAGACGGCCCATCG encodes:
- the glmU gene encoding bifunctional sugar-1-phosphate nucleotidylyltransferase/acetyltransferase, whose amino-acid sequence is MGVRTAVVLAAGEGTRLHPLTRNRPKPMLPAANRPVMAYVFDALIDAGIEQIHVVVGYKRDRVQEYFGHSYRNVPLSYHVQEKQLGSGHALLQAQEAVTESMIVVNGDRALEPGIVKDVMDAYEQYGTPALAVLERDHPNRYGTVVLDGGRIQQLVEKPDVAISRLINAGVYAFDASIFDAIDQTPREDGELALTTTISRLIDEGTVVRGVRTEGMWVDATYPWDILHMNRELLARGRVEEPSEDGEVWVADSALVHEDATLLGPVVIGPDCVVGPGSVIGPNVALGRNVTIGANATVEQSVIDADTRVGPGSVLIDCVTGQDVHLGASTIVPGGPADVRINAHVYQDQELGAVFADRVRAEGAISVAPGTLVGSGAHLHTGVQISGYIVEGAEVMR